The genomic DNA gcagattgattttcccTATTTCTATATGAAAAGAGAGATGCGATGTATCCCCTTTCTATTGAGGATTGGAGAAAAATTATtggggattgagaaaaaataaaggtGAAAGAAAGAtggaaaatcaatctgctggatTAGGTTTTTTCAACATCAATCCCCTATATTGAGAAAAAGTGGAAATGGGAAAAGGGAAGATCAATCTGTCAGAGGAACTTTAGCCAATTCTCTTTTAAAGTAATTATAACTCTGGAGATCAACGTGTCAGTTAACACTTAACATGCACAACAAAGTAATTTTCTGCACAAAAAAAGACTAACAAATTTGACAGAGTTGTAACGGCAGAACTAAGCGCCCTCTGCTCCGTGCAAGAGCGTGAGAAGCGCACAGGTGAAGACAACACTAGTATGTTTGCCAGGTTATTATTGAAAATCTATAAGATGGACTGCAAAAATCCATTCAATTGCTGATGTGTGAGATCAGCTCTTTACAACGAATACAATATTATTCCACAGTTTTAAGATCTTGGAGTACTCTGTAATAAATACAAAAGGGAAAACAAAATGACAGATGGCAAACAAAATGCCAGATGGGGGCACCAAATATTGCACAAGGCAGCTTTCTCTGCATACAGCTAAGCTACAAGGCAagaaatagcaaacaaaacatATGCTTGATACTTCCTCAGTGTGACTTGTGGACATTCGGGAACAGCCCGTGAATGTGCTCCGGCATGAAATCGTGCCTCGTCAGGATTCCGACGATAGGTGGTCTCTGCAATGATACAAAATAGAAATTAGTTAATGGCGCaagtttgacaaaaaaaaatgtgacGGGTTGTGCAACAGCATGGACTTAAATGTCACGCCCCTTTCAATTTTTGGCAGTCAAGACTGGAGCGTAGAGAAAGAGAGCTCACCCCTGGGGTCTTTGGCACAACCAACAGATGTCTCAATCCTAGTGCCCTGAAAAGGACCGCAGCCTTCGCGAGTGACATGGTCTCAACCACTGTGTACGGCGAGGTATTTGTAATTGGATGGAGATCAACATACATATCCATTTCCTCATCTGTGAAATCCAGGTCCTCGATCTTCGGACCTTTTCCAGACCCAGCCTTGGCAAAATCAAAGGCACCAAACTTTTTCAGCACGAAGCTACCACTGGTTTTCACCTTATCTTTCATGAAGCCCTTGCCTTTCAGCAGGACCAGCAGATGGGACCTAAGCACGAGTCCAACGAGCTCTGGAGCCTCTGATAGAGGTGGTTCATCCACCACAGGAAATCCATTGTGGCCTGTGATCCTCAACGCCTGAACAATGTTACCCACTCTCTCAACGCCTGAAAAGGAGATCAGTGGTCCAGATACAACATCACCAGCAACCAAGTGCCTCATGTATGGTTCGGCATGAGCCTCCAGGAACGGCATTCCTTTCATCACTATGATTTGGTCATAAACTCCTTTGCTGAAGCTGTCCGCTATAGTCTTCGATATCAGAAGAACGAGCATGACCAACGGTAGCATAAGGAGGTCATTTGTGAGCTCCAGAAGTATCACACAAACTGAGACGGTCATCCTCATTGTTCCACCAAGGAAAGATGCCGCACCGAGAAGTGCAAAGAGTCCAGGATCAAGGTCTGATATTGGACCAAGCAGCGTCCCCACTATGCGCCCATATGTAGCCCCAGCAAGTATAACAGGGATGAAAAGACCAGATGGGACAGCAATACCGTACGTCACAAGTCCAAGGCAGTAAATGGCAGTGAAAAAGACAAAAAGAGTTGACATTTGGAATTCTTTCTCGGTACCACTGCTGAACAGATTGCGTATGGCATCGTCATTTGTGTTAAAGAAAAGTGATGCAAGACCGTTGTAGTGACCTGGTGGGCACTGAAAATTCTTATAGTTTGTAGAGCGTCCAATGGAGGGGCATTGCTCCACAGCATCAGCTGGGCATGGAGTGCATGGAGCGAGCCAAGGGAGCCCATACGAGCATGCTGATGTGATAATCGATATTGTGATTGTAAGAAGGATCTTGTATGGAGCACCTTTCCTGAAGGCAGACAAGCAGTGAGAATAATGTAAATGGCATTGCATCTTGAAGGAAAATTTGAGAGCGTAAACTAAATGCACACGATGGATCCATACTCATTGATAAAACTGTAGGCACGGAGAATCTTATCCAAGAGAAAGTTGAACAGGCCTCCAAAGACCCCTCCGATGATCCCAAGAACAATAATTGCAACGACATCTTGAGCACTGTAAGTAGGTATGGTTGCACTAAGATCAAACATAATCAACCCTCCTTGACCAAAGAGACCACATTTTCCACTACGGCAGAACCCGATCAGGCCCCTCAAtacaacagcaacaacagcagttGTAAAAAATGTTCTCCATAGGAGAGCACTTCGCCACCTGAAAAATGGAGGAGAGCCCTTTAGCCATGGGGAAAAGCTGGATAAGAAAATGCAgcaaaataccacatcacccaTCTACTGCAGTTGCAATCAGATTCGTCCATTCTCGAACAGTTCTCCAGTCACTGTATTAACCCAATGTAAACTATGATGATTCCTACCTAGAAGATGTGCCAATATAGTGGAAGTCATATCTAAGGGATACAGCTACTGCATTTGTGATCAAGATCTGCATTTTTTTCTTGGTCCTCGGTGATGAGGTTCTTATAAATCCAAGGGCACGTGGAAAGATTATAATTCCTGCTAAAATATGAGTTAACAGTTCCAACGAGAGAAGAGATTATACCATGATGCTGCTTCCTCAAGAGCAAAGAGCACACCACCAACAGGTGCACGGAATGCTGCTGCAACACCAGCAGCAGACCCACAAGTAATCAAATCCCGCCTATCTCTGTCATTCTTAAAATATCTGAGCCAGTTACATGTAAGATGGTACTTGCGTGACCCCCCTTGACCAAGCAAGTTAGCAATGCATGCTCCTGTATGTACCATCGGACCTTCCTTTCCAAGTACAAATCCAGCTGAAACTCCAAGTATTGAACCAAATATCTGCAGAGCAATAGAAGTTTTCAGAAACTTGTGCTATTCTAACAACAATTAGAAAAACATGGGCTCATGAGTCATGATATAACTAGTACGTGTCACCTACAAACACAATAATTCTGAAGACACTATCGGTCATAAACACTACAAGCTGTCCTAAATtctaattgaaaattttggccTAAGCATAACAAAATAGTTAACTATCCAAAGTAAGAGTCCATTTGGCAAAACATATCTAAAGAAATACCAGCAATGACACTCTTTTGAATTTGTTGTAGCTCAAGGTAGTATGGCTGCTCTCCAAGTATAAAAAAAAGCCTGTCGATTCAGCTTCATATGGCCTAGTAGTCCTTGAATGGGAGTTCTACAACATCTTTCAAGGGGGCTTCAGGAGATGTAATGCAAATGATGGAAAATAGTAATTCAAGTTTGCTCTAAAAGTTAATATAGGGAAGAAACGATCAGAGATTAAAAGAATCAAACATAAATGATTAGATAGTAAGAAATCAAACATTGGTCCCTGTAAAAAATGTCCAACATGGCTGCATGTATTTCATGCTGAGTTGGACTTTACCTTCACAAAGAGTGTGCTAGGAGCTAATATAGCGTAAGCATCAATTCCATTAAGGTATGCTTTAACTTCAGGGATACCagacccagcagcagcaggagctatGTAAGCGCAGATTGCTGCAGCACTGGCTGCCAAGACTAAATTGCAGCCTCCATATGCCAGAAAGGCTGTGAAGTACCTGCACTGGAAGCAACAAACAATTTACGCTTCACATTATTTAATTAACCGCTTATTTATTAATATAAACCTGGCAAATCTCATGCCAGCTTTACGTTTCAAAAAACATATGATGCAAGCCAGATAAACCTTATGCAAGTTGGTCTCTGTGTTTTGCATTGAATTGGTGACAAGTTATGTAGACCTTTTTTCAGCGAACCAAACTAACTTCTAGTAAAATGTAAAATGAAAAAGCACCAGAGTGAAGCTTTACCTCTTCTGGAGCATTAGATCACTTGTGAGCAACAGTTTGAACCCAGCAATGTTTTCAACTGCAAGGTTGTTGAAGAAGCCAACAAGTCCCGTACACAAGCCAATGAGAAGAACTAGGGACCATTTCAGAACAATATACTGGAATATTTGCTGCTTCTTTCGTGATCGCCAATCTTGCTTGATAAGGTCGTTTTCCACAATTCTAAAACATGCATGCAGTTGAAAGAACTCCAGATGGTAAGCAATAATCTTGCTAAAGTTTACAGACTTCTTTTAGGAAGCTACAGTCTGCAATTTACTTTTGCCAGTTATAAACCAAGGAACTTTAGCAGTCGACATCTTCTCAATTTATTAGCAGATATCCTACTTATGCATGCTACAGCCTGATTTAAAAGCATATAAGCTCATCAATACTAATTCATACCGTATACCACATGATTGAAACGTGTTGTTTGTGTGTATATTTGTCGAAATTGAAAAACCACTGGAGCAGAGCACGGTTCATAACCCAAATAATTAGTTTAATTCTTAGTAAAAAATCCCAGATTACTTCTAGTGGCCGTGCCAAACAATAAATTAATAACAACGATCCGTCATCAAGATCACCACCATGGTCCACGAAACAATCTGGAAAGGTCTCGAGGAGCCGAGAATATGAACGTAGGAGAATACGTACTCGTAGTCAAGGCTCTCGATGGGGCAGACGTTGGCGCCGACGATGGCGATCTGGGAGGTAGTGTTCGTGGTGCGCTTCCGCAGCAGCGGCTCGCGCGGGCCGTCGTCGTCATACCGCATCAGCGCCTCCGACGCCGTGTGCGTGCCGCGCCATGCGGCGTCCGTGCTCTCGATGTCGTAGTTGAAGCTGCTGCGCCGCTCcggctgcgccggcggcggttgTTGGGAGGGGGGCAAGTGGTTGCCGTCCATTACTGCCGTCCGCGTGGGTGGTGGCGTGGCTAACGCTTCCGCTTCCTTCTGCGCCTCTGCCTGGTTATGTGGAAACCAAAATGGTCAGGAAACATTGAAACAAGTTAGACGAGGGAAAAAAAAACGAAATGGAATCATGGTCAATTATTTGAGCACAAATTTGCCATAGCAGTGAAGAATTACAATTATTGCCTAGTTATGTGTTTGGATCTAATCATCATGATTCAATAATCCAAACCTAAATTGAATCGTCAATACAGAGCAAATCTAATTTGAAGGTAACCTTCTCTGAATTCTTGGAGTCGTGTTGGTACGCATTTCTAGCTCTAGAGCTGTTAACTGATCAAGCAACTCCTAGGAGACAAAACACAGGTGGAACAGCATGACGTTTTTCTGTGGCGATCTGGCATTCACCATTCAGACACCCCAGAGGGCCCGTCATTGTCCCGGAGCAGAAGAATCCGGAAATTGGGTGCAAAGCGATGCGGCAACGCGACAATCAGAGCGCACTGCGCGGGGTCGACCCCCGCCTACCACCTGCCGCCACTTGTCACAGCCACGCCACCGACCGCCGTGGAATTTCGCTTCCGGTGGTCACAAAGCGGAGGGAGGCGCCTCGTTCCATTGCCTAGCTGCGACTGCGAGAAGTGCCGTGAGCTTTCGCGTGCCCCACATGAAGATAAACCCCGGTTGCCATGCTCCCCTGTCCTTATCTATCACTTTCATGAAGATACTGGCTACACGTTCTCTTCTATTCCGACCTGAATTTCTTTCCCCCACAAGGTGTTCTCCGGAAAGTGAGAAACAAAACAGAACGATTGTCGCCTCCGGCAGAAATAGTGCTTGGTTATTAGTGGTGGGAGTGGGGCAGGGAGAGGTCGCCGCCGTTTTTGCAGGCTCCGAGATGTGGTccccccccctcctctctctctttccccccgTGTCATTAAGTCATTAACCCGACCGACCCAACGTAGCGTTCACGTGCCGTGCCGTGGTGCCCGCGGCCGCAATGATCAGCGTTGTTTCCGTtcgagatggatggatggaaagAACAGAGAGGCTGACGCGCACGTCTCACCCGAGAATCAGCATCGCACGGCGTAGGAACCTGCAACCCTGTTCCGTCCGCTGCTTGCCAAGGCAAAAGGCAAATTGCTTTGGTCCAGCGCCTACACATAGCAAGCAACAACTGGACCAATTCCTTCGTTGATTCTAGCCCAGACCAAACCACCCGCGGCTCTCCGGCGCCGGCAGCTCGCGCTCCTCCACCgaataaaaaaaaaagtgattCGAAACGCAACCCCGGCACTCCGCAACCACTCTCCGTCCAACCCGATGATCCGGACCACGTGCAAAGTCAATGGATTCCTCCCGCTCCCGCGGGACAAAATAATCCGAGAGCCCCAcatggcgcggcggcaggcAGCCTCCCTCCCCCAGTCCCCCGTCGACTGCCACTTTTTGCCGGCGCCATTTCCCTCACGGCTCGTCGCCGCTGGCCTGATCCTGATCCGGACCCGGATCCCACTTGGCTTTTCGATCagtaataataaataaattagcTTGGCCTCTCGGAAAGGGAATAATAATTCGTACCAGGACTAATCGGCCAGCTGATGCTGAtcctctcctcttccttccCACAGGTGGCTGCCGCGGGGAAAAGGGCACCTTCTAGTTTGCTCTAGAAATGGTTTATTTATCACGCTCGATGCCAGGCCACGTGCTATCTCTTCTTCCATtccatcctccctccctccctccctcctctcactCCAGTCTCCACTGGTTTCCGGTGTGATCGGTCAGATACTACTCGGATCAGAACAAGCTTGTCCTTTCTCCCCTAGTGTGATAGTAGTGTCCGTGCCCCCTCACGTTTCTGCACCAACTCACATGAACGCCATGAGGCGAAGGGAAATCAACCCAACCAAACCCAGTTTTTCTTTAAAAGGCACCCGAACCCAGTTAGTTGTTCAGCAAATCAACATTTCACTAGTTACCTCCTTAATGAGGTTGGCGCTATACAGTGCCATGATTGGCAAATACTCAAGCCTGGCCTGTTTGCGGTCTGCCTGCCGGGAACGATCTGAACAGCAGGAAATGGAAGGGGACGGGACCGCACTGATGCACTCAGAATCTGGCTACCTTAtgacttgaattttttttccccATCGGGTTAAGAATTCACCAATGCATTCCACAACTGCAACATCTAGTTCAGCGCCTTCCCAATTATATATTCCACCGCCCTAGTTAAAAGTCAACTACTCTACAGCATGGTCTGAGttcagcaaaggaaaatgaAAATCGGTTGCCATCCTGCCGCTACGAGAGCAGAACATGCGTGCCGGAACAAGCGCGAGCGGCTCGGAGCGGTGATTTCAGACGATCGAGTAGCGAGGTTGGGCGCGCACCTTAGCAGCAGCGATCCCGGCTCGACGGACGAACTGGTCCGGCCGCCACGGGCATGGATGGAGGCCGAGGGATCAACCAACCAcccgggcgcgcgcgcgcgcggggtcgGCTCCTCGCTCCCCGCGTCGGCGGCGACTTCCTGGCcagaccggggggggggggggggggggggggggggggggggcgagtgGTTGGAGAGGCGGGGGCGAGGGCGCACAGCTCCCTCgcttaagggtgtgtttagttcgtgatttttttattt from Panicum virgatum strain AP13 chromosome 7N, P.virgatum_v5, whole genome shotgun sequence includes the following:
- the LOC120681879 gene encoding chloride channel protein CLC-c-like isoform X2; this translates as MDGNHLPPSQQPPPAQPERRSSFNYDIESTDAAWRGTHTASEALMRYDDDGPREPLLRKRTTNTTSQIAIVGANVCPIESLDYEIVENDLIKQDWRSRKKQQIFQYIVLKWSLVLLIGLCTGLVGFFNNLAVENIAGFKLLLTSDLMLQKRYFTAFLAYGGCNLVLAASAAAICAYIAPAAAGSGIPEVKAYLNGIDAYAILAPSTLFVKIFGSILGVSAGFVLGKEGPMVHTGACIANLLGQGGSRKYHLTCNWLRYFKNDRDRRDLITCGSAAGVAAAFRAPVGGVLFALEEAASWWRSALLWRTFFTTAVVAVVLRGLIGFCRSGKCGLFGQGGLIMFDLSATIPTYSAQDVVAIIVLGIIGGVFGGLFNFLLDKILRAYSFINEKGAPYKILLTITISIITSACSYGLPWLAPCTPCPADAVEQCPSIGRSTNYKNFQCPPGHYNGLASLFFNTNDDAIRNLFSSGTEKEFQMSTLFVFFTAIYCLGLVTYGIAVPSGLFIPVILAGATYGRIVGTLLGPISDLDPGLFALLGAASFLGGTMRMTVSVCVILLELTNDLLMLPLVMLVLLISKTIADSFSKGVYDQIIVMKGMPFLEAHAEPYMRHLVAGDVVSGPLISFSGVERVGNIVQALRITGHNGFPVVDEPPLSEAPELVGLVLRSHLLVLLKGKGFMKDKVKTSGSFVLKKFGAFDFAKAGSGKGPKIEDLDFTDEEMDMYVDLHPITNTSPYTVVETMSLAKAAVLFRALGLRHLLVVPKTPGRPPIVGILTRHDFMPEHIHGLFPNVHKSH
- the LOC120681879 gene encoding chloride channel protein CLC-c-like isoform X1 produces the protein MDGNHLPPSQQPPPAQPERRSSFNYDIESTDAAWRGTHTASEALMRYDDDGPREPLLRKRTTNTTSQIAIVGANVCPIESLDYEIVENDLIKQDWRSRKKQQIFQYIVLKWSLVLLIGLCTGLVGFFNNLAVENIAGFKLLLTSDLMLQKRYFTAFLAYGGCNLVLAASAAAICAYIAPAAAGSGIPEVKAYLNGIDAYAILAPSTLFVKNSHSRTTRPYEAESTGFFLYLESSHTTLSYNKFKRVSLLIFGSILGVSAGFVLGKEGPMVHTGACIANLLGQGGSRKYHLTCNWLRYFKNDRDRRDLITCGSAAGVAAAFRAPVGGVLFALEEAASWWRSALLWRTFFTTAVVAVVLRGLIGFCRSGKCGLFGQGGLIMFDLSATIPTYSAQDVVAIIVLGIIGGVFGGLFNFLLDKILRAYSFINEKGAPYKILLTITISIITSACSYGLPWLAPCTPCPADAVEQCPSIGRSTNYKNFQCPPGHYNGLASLFFNTNDDAIRNLFSSGTEKEFQMSTLFVFFTAIYCLGLVTYGIAVPSGLFIPVILAGATYGRIVGTLLGPISDLDPGLFALLGAASFLGGTMRMTVSVCVILLELTNDLLMLPLVMLVLLISKTIADSFSKGVYDQIIVMKGMPFLEAHAEPYMRHLVAGDVVSGPLISFSGVERVGNIVQALRITGHNGFPVVDEPPLSEAPELVGLVLRSHLLVLLKGKGFMKDKVKTSGSFVLKKFGAFDFAKAGSGKGPKIEDLDFTDEEMDMYVDLHPITNTSPYTVVETMSLAKAAVLFRALGLRHLLVVPKTPGRPPIVGILTRHDFMPEHIHGLFPNVHKSH